TGCGGATTTATTGCCCTGTTTAATTCCCTGCTGCTCATCTTCTATGCGAAAACTCTCAAAGGTACTCCTCTTTTAGGAAATCTGAGCATAGGCTATCTCACGGGCTCAACCTTTCTGTTCGGAGCCTCAGTTTTTGGGTTTGAAGGACTGGAAGTGCTTTTCGTACTCTTCCTGCTAGCGGCCCTCGCGATTACTGCCAGGGAAATCGTAAAGGATATTGAGGACATTGAAGGGGACAAGGTCGAAGGGGCAGACACCCTGCCTATCAGGGTCGGGGCAAAAAAGGCAGGTTACCTTGCAGTATTTATAGGACTCCTTGCCGTGCTTTTAAGCCCTCTTCCTTACTTTATGCAGATGCTTGGCGTACGTTATCTTTATCTTGTCCTTCTGGCAGATATGGGATTTTTCGCAGCCATCTACCAGTTACTTGTCAGGAACAATCCTACAAAGTCCTCAAGAATGTTCAAGATCGCTATGTTCTTTGCTCTCATTGCTTTTATTGCCGGGGTATAATCTCTTCCCAG
This region of Methanosarcina flavescens genomic DNA includes:
- a CDS encoding geranylgeranylglycerol-phosphate geranylgeranyltransferase; this translates as MSAGIRTYLELMRYENCLMAGFAAVIGTLIAFNILISDASGSYSPENFPLFYSGLVFLVVLLISGAGNTINDYFDVRIDSINRPDRPIPSGRATLKEALYFSYTLFSLGTLLAFWINLICGFIALFNSLLLIFYAKTLKGTPLLGNLSIGYLTGSTFLFGASVFGFEGLEVLFVLFLLAALAITAREIVKDIEDIEGDKVEGADTLPIRVGAKKAGYLAVFIGLLAVLLSPLPYFMQMLGVRYLYLVLLADMGFFAAIYQLLVRNNPTKSSRMFKIAMFFALIAFIAGV